The following DNA comes from Nocardioides panzhihuensis.
ACCGTACGCTCCGTGGGCATCGTGCCGTCGCAGATGACCGCGACGGGGGTGCCTGGGTCGCGGCCGCCGTCGAGCAGGGCGGTCGCGATCGCAGGGGCGTTCTGGACGGCCATGAGGAGGACGAGGGTGCCACCCAGGCCGGCGACGGCAGGCCAGTTGGTCAGCGAGGTGGGGTCGTTGGGCGGGACGTGGCCGGAGATGACGGTGAACTCGTGCGCGACGCCGCGGTGGGTCACCGGGATCCCGGCGACGCCGGGCACCGTCACCGGCGAGGTCAGGCCGGGGATGACGTGCACCGGGACACCGGCCTCACGGCAGGCGAGGACCTCCTCGAAGCCACGGCCGAAGATGAAGTTGTCGCCGCCCTTGAAGCGCGCGACCGCCTTCCCCGCCCTGGCTGCCTCGACGATGATCCGGTTGATCTCCTCCTGCTGGGCCGAGCGGCCGCGGGGGAGCTTGGCGACGTCGACCAGCTCGACGTCGGCGGGCAGCTCGGAGAGCAGCTCCCGCGGCGCCAGCCGGTCGGCGACGACGATGTCGGCCTCCATCAGGGCTTTGCGGCCGGCGACCGAGATCAGCCCGGGGTCACCCGGGCCGCCACCGATCAGGGTCACTCCGGGCACGCGCTGGCGCTCGTGCGGAGCGATCAGGTCACCGGAGCGCAGCCCGTCGAGGATCCGGTCGCGTACGCCCGCGGAGCGCCGCGGGTCACGGTTGGCGAGCACGGCGACGGTCAGGTCGCCGTCGTGGCCGGTCGCCGGGGTCCAGGCGGTGGCCTGCGTGCCGTCGTCGGAGCGTACGCAGAAGATCCGACGCTCCTCGGCCGCGGCCGAGACCGCCTCGTTGACGTCGGCATGCTGGGCCGCGGCGATGACGTACCACGCGTCGTCGAGCACCTCGGCCGAGAACCGGGCCTGGTGCCAGGTGATCTCCCCTGACCCGAGCAGGCCTTCCAGCGCGGGCGTCAGTGACGGCGAGACGACCTCGACCCGCGCCCCCGCGGCGATCAGGGCAGGCACCCGTCGCTGTGCGACCCGGCCGCCACCGACGACGACCACCCTCCGCCCCTCGAGGATGAGGCCGGCGGGGTAGGGAACGACGTGCTCTGAACTCATGGGTACATCCTCGCCCAACACCGGGGTGCGGCCTGACAACGGGTCGATTCGCGGACTACGTTGGTGGGCATGGCACTCGATCGCCCGGTGAAGCCGGATCCCTACTCGCTCATGCCCGCCCTCCCCTCCTTCACGCTGACCAGCGGTGACGTGACGGATGGACAGCCGCTGAAGCAGGACCAGGTCCACGACGGCGGCAACACCTCTCCACAGCTCAGCTGGAGCGGAGCGCCGGAGGGGACGAAGTCGTACGTCATCACCTGCTTCGACCCCGATGCGCCCACGCCCAGCGGGTTCTGGCACTGGGCGCTGGTCGACGTCCCCGCCGACGTGACCGAGCTCCCCGCCGGCGCCGGTGCCGGCAGCGCCGAGCTTCCGGGCAAGGCGTTCCACGTCGCCTCCGACTTCGGCACCAAGGAGTTCGGCGGCGCCGCACCTCCCGCCGGCGACCAGGTCCACCGCTACTACTTCGTGGTCCACGCCGTCGGCGAGGAGACGCTGGGCGTGAACGACGAGGTCACCCCGGCGGTCGTCTCCTTCAACCTGGCCTTCAAGGCGCTGGCCCGCGCCGTCCTGGTCGGCACCTACCAGCACTGAGACGCGCGTGGGGCCCGGGTCACCCCGGGCCCCACCCCACTCAGCACCTCTCAGGCGAGATGGGTCAGCGGCGTCGGCGTACGTCGATGCTCGACGTCGAGAGAGAGCCCGAAGGCGAGGAACATCTCGCTCAGACACTGCTCGAACTGCCGTCGTCCGCTGAAGAGCCTGCTGATGATCGACCGCTCGGGGAACCCGGCGTGGATCAGGCCCAGCACCTCGCTCTGCCGCATCGTCAGCCTCGCCATCGCCTCGGCATCGGCGTCGGGCGACGCCTCGACCATCCGCGAGATGACCTCGGGGTCGACGACGACCTCGCCCGACGCCACCCGGCCGACGACGTCGAAGAAGTGCGGGACGGTGCGTACGCGCGACTTGCGCAGGTAGCCGAGACCGCCGGTGCCGATGCTGGCGAAGACCGAGGCGGCGTAGGCCGTGTCGACCGAGTCCCCGAGCACGACGATGCCCATCTCCGGCACCTTCTCGTGCAGCCGGAGCGCGGCGCGGATGCCCTCGTCGGCCAGACCCGCGCCCAGCCGCGCGTCGGTCACCACCAGAGTCGGCAGCGTGTCGGTCGCCGCCTGGATGAGCCCCTCTGCGTCCGCGGCGTCGGCGACCACCTGGTAACCACCGCGCGCAAGCAGGGCCGTGAGTCCAGCACGAAGGAGAGGCGACTCGTCGGCAACGACGACGCTCGGCTCATAGCTGTGCACAACGGCTCCGCTCGCGGTTCGGGGTAGCGGTCGAGACGCATTCTGTCGCATGCCACCGCAAACCCCCGGGATCTAGCGGCCGTGTTCGCATCGGCGGCCCCCAGAAGCCCGTCAGAAGCCCGTCAGATTCCCGGCAGAACCCCGTCAGAACTGCGGCGGCCCCTCCGAGGCGCGCTTGAGCAGCGTCTCGAACGAGGTCGGACTGGCGAACTCGTCCTCCACCAGCGTCCGGTGGGGCGCCGGAGCGGGCGCGCCATCCGACACTGCGAGCAGAGCGGCCAGCTCGGCGGCAGCGCGGTCGACCCGCTTCGCGAGCTCCGGGCCCCCGGCGAAGTCCTCCGTCGCGGCGAACACGCCGGTCGGCACGACCACAGCGTGCAGGTAGGCGAAAAGCGGCCGCAGCGCATGCTCGAGCACCAGCGAGTGCCGGACCGTGCCAGCCGTCGCGGCGACCAGCACCGGCTTGCCGTCGAGAACGCCCTGCTCGAGCACGTCGAAGAACGTCTTGAACAGGCCCGAATACGACGCGGAGAAGACCGGGGTCACCGCGATGACGCCGTCGGCGCGGCGCACTTGGTCGATGGCCGCCTGGAGCGCCGGCTTGGCGAACCCTGTCAGCAGGTTGTCGGTCAGCTCGTGCGCCAGGCCTCGCAGCTCGACGTGCTCGACCTCGACCTCGGCGCCACGGGCCTGCACGGCCCGGGTCGTCGCCTCGCCGAGCATGTCGGCGAGCAGCTTGGTCGAGGACGGGACCGAGAGCCCCGCGGAGACCACCACGATCCGGGTCACAGCTCCCCCTCGAGAACCTTGGCGACCTCGGGGTCGTCCGCCCCGAGACCAAGGTCGGTGCGGTCGGACGAGCCGGTGGCGGAGTCGCCCTCGGCGTACACGGTAGAGTCCTTCGAGCCGCCGGCCTTCTCCACCAGGGAGGCGTGGGTCGGGGCGTCCGGGACACCGGGCTTACGCAGCTTCTCGAACTCCGCGCGCAGGGTCGGCAGGATCTCGCCGTAGAGGTCGAGCTGCTCCAGCACCGTCTTCAGCGGCAGCCCGGCGTGGTCCAGCAGGAAGAGCTGACGCTGGTAGTCACCGACGTACTCACGGAACGAGAGCGTCCGCTCGATGACCTGCTGCGGCGAACCGACGGTCAGCGGCGTGGCCTCGGAGAAGTCCTCCAGCGAAGGGCCGTGACCGTAGACCGGCGCGTTGTCGAAGTAGGGCCGGAACTCGTTGACCGCGTCCTGGGAGCTGGGCCGCATGAAGAACTGCCCGCCCAGACCCACGATCGCCTGGTCGGCGGTGCCGTGGCCGTAGTGCTCGAAGCGCTGGCGGTAGAGCTGCACCATCTGCTTGGTGTGCGATGCCGGCCAGAAGATGTGGTTGTGGAAGAAGCCGTCGCCATAGTACGCAGCCTGCTCGGCGATCTCCGGCGAGCGGATCGAACCGTGCCAGACGAACGGCGCCACGCCGTCCAGGGGCCGCGGCGTCGAGGTGTAGCCCTGCAGCGGCGTACGGAAACGGCCCGACCAGTCGACGACGTCCTCGCTCCACAGCCGACGCAGCAGGGCATAGTTCTCGATCGCCAGGTTGATGCCCTGGCGGATGTCCTTGCCGAACCAGGGATAGACCGGGCCGGTGTTGCCGCGGCCCATCATCAGGTCGACGCGGCCGTCGGTCAGGTGCTGGATCTTGGCGTAGTCCTCCGCGATCAGTACCGGGTCGGTGGTGGTGATCAGCGTGGTCGCCGTGCTCAGGATGATGCGCTCGGTCTGCGCGCCGATGTAGGCCAGCGTCGCGGTCGGGTTGGAGGCGATGAACGGCGGGTTGTGGTGCTCACCGGTCGCGAAGACGTCCAGGCCCACCTCCTCGGCGTGCTTGGCGATCGCGACGGTCGCCTTGATCCGCTCGTGCTCCGTCGGGGTCCTGCCGGTCGTCGGGTCCGTCGTCACGTCGCCGACGGTGAAGATGCCGAACTGCATACCCATGTTCCCCTGCCCCTTTCGTGACCCGAGACTGTCCCGGTCCACGGTAGTTGAAATCCGAACTACTCGGCAAACAGTTGCTCAATCAACGTTATTCCAGGAAACCCCTTGGCGTACGCGGGACCCCGTGTGCCAACGTACGTCAGGTGTCCGGGCCGCTGCATCCACAGATCAGCCTGTACGCCGCGATCGCGACCCGGTCCTTCCGCCGCTACTCCACCTACACCGCAGCCACGCTCGCCGGGATCTTCACCAACTCGGTCTTCGGGATCATCCTCAGCTTCGCCTATCTGGCGCTGTGGGAGCAGAACCCTTCGGCCGGCGGCTACGAGGCCGACCAGGCGGTCACCTTCGTCTGGATCGGGCAGGCGCTGCTGATGACCGTCGCACTGTGGAGCGGTGGCTCGACCGACGACCTCGCCGAGCGGATCCGCACCGGTGACATCGCCGTCGACCTCTACCGCCCCGTCAGCGTCCTCGGCTGGTATCTCGCCGCCGACCTCGGCCGCGGGCTCTACCACTTCGCGACCCGAGGGGTGGCGCCGGCGATCGTCGGCGCGCTGCTGTTCGGGCTCGTCACGCCCTCGGTCGTCGGCGCGGCCGGGTTCCTGGTCAGCGTCGTCCTCGCCGTGGTGGTCAGCTTCGCCGTCCGGTTCCTCTTCGCCGCCAGCGCCTTCTGGCTCCTGGACGCGACCGGGCCGCGGGTGCTGCTGAGCGTGCTGGCCACCTTCTTCAGCGGGCTGACCCTTCCCCTCAACCTCTTCCCCGACGGTCTGCGCCAGGTCGCGCTCGCGCTGCCGTTCGCCTCCTACATCCAGACCCCGGCCGACATCTGGCTGGGCCGTCACACCGGGCTCGACATGATCGCCGCGATCGGGCTGCAGGTGCTGTGGGCGGTCGTGCTCCTGGCGACGTGCGCGCTCGTGCTGCGCGCGGCGACGCGCAAGGTGGTGGTCCAGGGTGGTTGATGCCGACACGCCTGCGGCGTACGTCGCTCATGCGGTTCGCTCCTACTGGCTCATCGCGCTGCTGTGGATCCGAGCGGCGATGGCCTATCCGGTCTCGTTCTGGACGATGCTGGTCGGCGGCGTGCTCATCACGTTCCTCGACTTCGTGGCGATCTGGCTGATGTTCACCCACGTCGACACCTACGGCGGCTTCACGCTGCGCGAGATCGCGCTGCTCTACGGGCTCACCTCGATCGCGTTCCGCATCGCCGACATGCTGGTCGGAAGCGTGGAGAAGATCGGTCGATACGTACGCAGCGGAGACCTCGACGCGATGATGACCAAGCCGGTCCCGGTGCTGGTGCAGCTGTGCGCCGACCGGTTCGAGCTGCGCCGGCTCGGCCAGATCGCGCAGGGTCTCGCAGTGTTCGCGTGGGCGGCACCGATCGTGGAGTGGAGCCCGCAGCGGCTGGCCGTGCTCGTGCTCGCGCTCGTCTCGGGCGTGGTCATCTACTTCTGCGTGTTCGTGATCTTCTCGACGATCCAGTTCTGGACCACGGACGCCTCGGAGGTCGCCAGCGCCTTCACCTACGGTGGCAACACGATCATGCAGTATCCGATGACGATCTTCCCGCGTGAGGTCGTCAGGTCCTTGACCTACCTGCTGCCGCTGGCGTTCGTGAACTGGTACCCGTGCCTGTTCCTGCTCGGCCGCACCGATCCGTTCGGCTCCCCGGACTGGTTCCGCTTCGCCTCGCCCCTGGCCGCGCTGGTGCTGGTCGGTGTCACCACGCTCGTGTGGCGTCAGGGGCTCCGTCGTTACCGATCCACCGGGAGCTGATGTGTCTCTGATCGAGGTGCGGGACCTTTCTCGCGAGTTCACGATCCGCAAGCGTGCGGGTGCTTTCAGACGTACGTCAGTGGTGAAGCACGCCGTGCACGACCTCTCGTTCGACATCGAGGCGGGCGAGATGGTCGGCTACATCGGCCCCAACGGGGCGGGAAAGTCGACCACCATCAAGATGCTCACCGGGATCCTGGTGCCCTCCGGCGGGTCTGCGCTCGTCGCCGGCCTGGAGCCCTCTCGCCAGCGCCGCGAGCTGGCCCGGCGGATCGGGGTGGTCTTCGGGCAGCGTACGTCGCTGTGGTGGGACCTGCCGCTGCACGACTCCTTCGAGCTGCTGCGACGGATCTACCGGATCCCGGACCAGACCTTCCGCCGCAACCTGGAGGACCACGTCGCGCTGCTCGACCTCGGCGACCTGATGGACACTCCCGTGCGACAGCTGAGCCTCGGCCAGCGGATGCGCGGCGACATCGCCGCGGCGCTGCTCCACGACCCCGAGATCCTCTACCTCGACGAGCCGACGATCGGCCTCGACGTGGTCTCCAAGGGGCGCCTGCGGGAGTTCCTGCGGGCCCTCAACCACGAGCGGCGCACGACCTTGATGCTCACCACCCATGACCTCCAGGACATCGAGGCGCTGTGCGACCGGGTGATCGTGATCGACCACGGTACCGCCGTCTTCGACGGCCCGCTCTCGTCGCTACGCGCGACCGGCGGGTCGTCCCGCACCCTCGTCGTCGACCTCGTCGACGAGGCCTCCCCCATCGCCATCGAGGGCGCCCGGGTCGTGAAGATCGAGGGCCCCCGCCAATGGCTGGCCTTCCCCGCCGGCGCCTCCGCGGCGCCGCTGGTCGCCCAGATCACCGCTGCGTACGACGTCGCCGACCTCTCCATCCACGAGCCTGACATCGAGGACGTCATCCGGCAGCTCTACTCGCGCTGACCTCGGCCGGCCCTCATGCCGTCCCCTCTAGCTCGGACGTCTCGACCTGCGCGATCTCGTCGATGAGCGCGCTCATCCCGCTGATGAGGCCACGCACTGCCCGCTCCGCGGCGACGGCCGCCGGGTAGCGCGTCGCGACGTTGAGACCGTCCGGGTCACGCACGAGCCACAGGTAGACCTCGTCGTCGGCGCGGGCGGGGGCCCGCAGCGTACGGGCGTCCCAGTCGTGCCAACGCTCGGCGCCGGCGGTGAAGCGGGTGTCGACGAAGGTGACGACGAAGTGCGGGGCGTCCTCGACCCCGAGCAGGTCCGCAACCCGCGCGAACGGTTGGCGGACCAGCGGCTTCGTCTCCGCGAGCGCGGCCTGGACACGGCCTGCTACCTCGGGCAGCGTCTCGGCGCCGGTGATGTCGAGGGTGACCGGGACCAGGCCGACGTACCAGCCGACGGCGGCGGCGTGCTCCGTGGTGTAGCGGGTGTGCATGGGCGCCACGAAACGCATCCGCTCGACGCCGTGCTGAGCCCGCAGGACGTACGCCATCGCGCCCATCATCCCGGCCTGGAACGAGACCCCAGCGCTCTTGCACAGCTCGCCCAGGACCCGTGCCTGACGGGGGTCGCCGAGCCACTGCGACAGGCCGGCCTGTGGCAGCGGCGCCGCCGAGGCGGGTACGTCGGTGATGCCCTCGACCGGGAAGTCGGCGAACCGCAGCGTGCCGTCCGGAGTCGTCAGCCAGTCGCGCCAGACCCGCACCGACTCGCTCTCCAGCGACATCGCCTCGCCCGTGACCCGCTCGGCGGCGGAGTGGTCGATGTGGCTGCCGGTCGTGGCCACAGCCAGCTCGGCGAACGGCTCACCGGCCCGTGCCCGCTCGTAGAGCGTGGCGATCTCCTCGAACCAGAGCAGCTGGGAGTAGGCGTCCATGACCCCGTGGTCGGCACCGAAGACGAGGGTGAAGCCGTTGGTGTCGGCCACCGTCGCGAACACGACGTGGGGCCAGGCCGACGGGTCGATGTGGTCGGCGAGGAGGTCCGCGACGCAGGACCTGGCGCCCGCGGCGTCGAACCAGCCCAGGGAGGTGGCGCTCATCGACACGTCCGCAGGTGCGACCGCACGGCGCCGGCGGCCGGTGGGGGTCTCCTCGACCGTCCCACGCAGCGCCTCGTGGCGTCCGAGCCAGGCCCGCAGCGCGAGCGTCAGCGCCGTGTGGTCGAGCGGCCCTGCCAGCCGCATGATAGACCCGATCCAAGAGCCCGCCTCAGCCGTGTCGAGGTGCAGCTCGTGGTTGTGGGACAGTCGGCGGTCGTCGTCGACCCAGGCGCTCGGCTCCGCGGTGGGGATCCACGCGGTCACCTCGCCCGGGGGTACGTCGTACGCGGACAGCTCGGTGTACTCCATCGGAGCGTGGAGGTCCTCTCTGAGGTGGGCTCATGGTGGCAGGCGCCATCTCCGGGACTTGAACGAACCTCAAGAACGCCGTAGCCCGAGAAGACGACCCGCCGATGACGGCAGCAGATGTCGTCTCGTGTCACCAACCATTGTGCCCGCTCGCACGCCCGGACCTCGACCATCCCAGACGTGGGACTCCCCACACTTCGGGCGTCGACGGACGTCGCGAGCGCACGCCTGGGTTCTGGTGAGAAGATGCGGTCATGACGATCGACGTACTCGGTGAGCCCTACACCGTGGAGACCATCGAACTCTCGGACGACTTCGAGGGCACGGTCGTGGCCACGCTGGTCAAGCGGGACGCCGACGGCGACGCGAAGGGCGCGGTCCTCTACGTCCACGGCTTCTCCGACTACTTCTTCCAGAAGGAGTACGCCGAGTGGTGGACCGCACGCGGCTACGACTTCTACGCCCTGGACCTGCGCAAGTACGGTCGCTCGCTCCTCGAGCACCAGTCGGGGACGTACATCGGTGATCTCTCCGAGTACTTCGACGAGATCGACGCCGCCTGGGAGCGCATCACCGAGCGCGACGGCCACTCCCACATCATGCTCAGCGCTCACTCCACCGGCGGGCTGACGGTCTCGCTGTGGGCTCATGACCGCCAGCCCGACGCCCTGGCCGGGATGGTGCTCAACTCCCCGTGGCTCGACCTGCAGGGCTCGTTCCTGCTGCGGGAGCTGGCGACGCCGGTGGTGCGCCGGATCGGCCACCGGGTCCCGATGCGTGAGCTGGGTCGTGACGTGAGCGGCTACTACACGATGTCGCTCCACGTCGACCACGACGGCGAGTGGGAGTTCGACCTCGGGCTCAAGCCGGTCGGTTCCTACCCGATCCGGCTCGGCTGGCTCAAGGCGATCCGCGACGGCCACGCCAGGCTCCACCGGGGCCTGGACGTGAAGGCGCCCGTGCTGGTGCTTTCCTCCGACCGTTCCAGCAAGCCCAAGGCGATGGGCGACATCGTCCACTCCACCGACATCGTCCTCGACGTACGCCAGATCCGCCGCTGGTCGACCGCCATCGGCAGGCACGTCACCTACGTCGCGGTCCCCGGCGCGAAACACGATGTGATCCTGTCTCGCCCCGATGTCCGCAAACAGGCATACGCGGAGATCGAGCGCTGGC
Coding sequences within:
- the cobA gene encoding uroporphyrinogen-III C-methyltransferase → MSSEHVVPYPAGLILEGRRVVVVGGGRVAQRRVPALIAAGARVEVVSPSLTPALEGLLGSGEITWHQARFSAEVLDDAWYVIAAAQHADVNEAVSAAAEERRIFCVRSDDGTQATAWTPATGHDGDLTVAVLANRDPRRSAGVRDRILDGLRSGDLIAPHERQRVPGVTLIGGGPGDPGLISVAGRKALMEADIVVADRLAPRELLSELPADVELVDVAKLPRGRSAQQEEINRIIVEAARAGKAVARFKGGDNFIFGRGFEEVLACREAGVPVHVIPGLTSPVTVPGVAGIPVTHRGVAHEFTVISGHVPPNDPTSLTNWPAVAGLGGTLVLLMAVQNAPAIATALLDGGRDPGTPVAVICDGTMPTERTVLATLETLEKVLVDENVQPPAIIVIGEVVRVAHPDSF
- a CDS encoding YbhB/YbcL family Raf kinase inhibitor-like protein, which encodes MALDRPVKPDPYSLMPALPSFTLTSGDVTDGQPLKQDQVHDGGNTSPQLSWSGAPEGTKSYVITCFDPDAPTPSGFWHWALVDVPADVTELPAGAGAGSAELPGKAFHVASDFGTKEFGGAAPPAGDQVHRYYFVVHAVGEETLGVNDEVTPAVVSFNLAFKALARAVLVGTYQH
- a CDS encoding response regulator, whose translation is MHSYEPSVVVADESPLLRAGLTALLARGGYQVVADAADAEGLIQAATDTLPTLVVTDARLGAGLADEGIRAALRLHEKVPEMGIVVLGDSVDTAYAASVFASIGTGGLGYLRKSRVRTVPHFFDVVGRVASGEVVVDPEVISRMVEASPDADAEAMARLTMRQSEVLGLIHAGFPERSIISRLFSGRRQFEQCLSEMFLAFGLSLDVEHRRTPTPLTHLA
- a CDS encoding CE1759 family FMN reductase, which produces MTRIVVVSAGLSVPSSTKLLADMLGEATTRAVQARGAEVEVEHVELRGLAHELTDNLLTGFAKPALQAAIDQVRRADGVIAVTPVFSASYSGLFKTFFDVLEQGVLDGKPVLVAATAGTVRHSLVLEHALRPLFAYLHAVVVPTGVFAATEDFAGGPELAKRVDRAAAELAALLAVSDGAPAPAPHRTLVEDEFASPTSFETLLKRASEGPPQF
- a CDS encoding LLM class flavin-dependent oxidoreductase produces the protein MQFGIFTVGDVTTDPTTGRTPTEHERIKATVAIAKHAEEVGLDVFATGEHHNPPFIASNPTATLAYIGAQTERIILSTATTLITTTDPVLIAEDYAKIQHLTDGRVDLMMGRGNTGPVYPWFGKDIRQGINLAIENYALLRRLWSEDVVDWSGRFRTPLQGYTSTPRPLDGVAPFVWHGSIRSPEIAEQAAYYGDGFFHNHIFWPASHTKQMVQLYRQRFEHYGHGTADQAIVGLGGQFFMRPSSQDAVNEFRPYFDNAPVYGHGPSLEDFSEATPLTVGSPQQVIERTLSFREYVGDYQRQLFLLDHAGLPLKTVLEQLDLYGEILPTLRAEFEKLRKPGVPDAPTHASLVEKAGGSKDSTVYAEGDSATGSSDRTDLGLGADDPEVAKVLEGEL
- a CDS encoding ABC transporter permease, with amino-acid sequence MSGPLHPQISLYAAIATRSFRRYSTYTAATLAGIFTNSVFGIILSFAYLALWEQNPSAGGYEADQAVTFVWIGQALLMTVALWSGGSTDDLAERIRTGDIAVDLYRPVSVLGWYLAADLGRGLYHFATRGVAPAIVGALLFGLVTPSVVGAAGFLVSVVLAVVVSFAVRFLFAASAFWLLDATGPRVLLSVLATFFSGLTLPLNLFPDGLRQVALALPFASYIQTPADIWLGRHTGLDMIAAIGLQVLWAVVLLATCALVLRAATRKVVVQGG
- a CDS encoding ABC-2 family transporter protein gives rise to the protein MVDADTPAAYVAHAVRSYWLIALLWIRAAMAYPVSFWTMLVGGVLITFLDFVAIWLMFTHVDTYGGFTLREIALLYGLTSIAFRIADMLVGSVEKIGRYVRSGDLDAMMTKPVPVLVQLCADRFELRRLGQIAQGLAVFAWAAPIVEWSPQRLAVLVLALVSGVVIYFCVFVIFSTIQFWTTDASEVASAFTYGGNTIMQYPMTIFPREVVRSLTYLLPLAFVNWYPCLFLLGRTDPFGSPDWFRFASPLAALVLVGVTTLVWRQGLRRYRSTGS
- a CDS encoding ABC transporter ATP-binding protein, which translates into the protein MSLIEVRDLSREFTIRKRAGAFRRTSVVKHAVHDLSFDIEAGEMVGYIGPNGAGKSTTIKMLTGILVPSGGSALVAGLEPSRQRRELARRIGVVFGQRTSLWWDLPLHDSFELLRRIYRIPDQTFRRNLEDHVALLDLGDLMDTPVRQLSLGQRMRGDIAAALLHDPEILYLDEPTIGLDVVSKGRLREFLRALNHERRTTLMLTTHDLQDIEALCDRVIVIDHGTAVFDGPLSSLRATGGSSRTLVVDLVDEASPIAIEGARVVKIEGPRQWLAFPAGASAAPLVAQITAAYDVADLSIHEPDIEDVIRQLYSR
- a CDS encoding condensation domain-containing protein, producing the protein MEYTELSAYDVPPGEVTAWIPTAEPSAWVDDDRRLSHNHELHLDTAEAGSWIGSIMRLAGPLDHTALTLALRAWLGRHEALRGTVEETPTGRRRRAVAPADVSMSATSLGWFDAAGARSCVADLLADHIDPSAWPHVVFATVADTNGFTLVFGADHGVMDAYSQLLWFEEIATLYERARAGEPFAELAVATTGSHIDHSAAERVTGEAMSLESESVRVWRDWLTTPDGTLRFADFPVEGITDVPASAAPLPQAGLSQWLGDPRQARVLGELCKSAGVSFQAGMMGAMAYVLRAQHGVERMRFVAPMHTRYTTEHAAAVGWYVGLVPVTLDITGAETLPEVAGRVQAALAETKPLVRQPFARVADLLGVEDAPHFVVTFVDTRFTAGAERWHDWDARTLRAPARADDEVYLWLVRDPDGLNVATRYPAAVAAERAVRGLISGMSALIDEIAQVETSELEGTA
- a CDS encoding alpha/beta hydrolase, with amino-acid sequence MTIDVLGEPYTVETIELSDDFEGTVVATLVKRDADGDAKGAVLYVHGFSDYFFQKEYAEWWTARGYDFYALDLRKYGRSLLEHQSGTYIGDLSEYFDEIDAAWERITERDGHSHIMLSAHSTGGLTVSLWAHDRQPDALAGMVLNSPWLDLQGSFLLRELATPVVRRIGHRVPMRELGRDVSGYYTMSLHVDHDGEWEFDLGLKPVGSYPIRLGWLKAIRDGHARLHRGLDVKAPVLVLSSDRSSKPKAMGDIVHSTDIVLDVRQIRRWSTAIGRHVTYVAVPGAKHDVILSRPDVRKQAYAEIERWLAAYGV